A window from Bos mutus isolate GX-2022 chromosome 1, NWIPB_WYAK_1.1, whole genome shotgun sequence encodes these proteins:
- the TRIM59 gene encoding tripartite motif-containing protein 59: MHNFEDELTCPICYSIFEDPRVLPCSHTFCRNCLENVLQATGNFYIWRPLRIPLKCPNCRSIIEIAPSGIESLPVNFALRAIIEKYQQEDHPDIITCPEHYRQPLNVYCLLDKKLVCGHCLTIGQHHGHPIDDLQSAYMKEKDTPQKLLEQLTDTHWTDLTCLIEKLEEQKSHSEKMVQGDKEVVLQYFKELSDTLEQKKKIFLTALCDVGNLINQEYTPQIERMKEIREQQLELVTLTTSLQEEAPLKFLEKVDDVRQRVHILKQRPLPNVQPVEIYPRVSQVLKEDWSRTEIGQIKKLLIPEMKISSKRIPCAWPDKDEKVEFFKILNIVIVTLISVILMLILFFNQHIITFLNEITSICFSEVSLSVYQSLSKNVHNLKNILCHTVYLLKEFMWKIISH; this comes from the coding sequence ATGCACAATTTTGAGGATGAATTAACATGTCCCATTTGTTACAGTATTTTTGAAGATCCTCGGGTACTACCGTGCTCTCATACATTTTGTAGAAATTGTTTGGAAAATGTGCTACAGGCAACTGGTAACTTTTATATATGGAGACCTTTACGCATTCCACTCAAGTGCCCTAACTGCAGAAGTATTATTGAAATTGCTCCAAGTGGTATTGAATCTTTACCTGTTAATTTTGCATTAAGGGCTATTATTGAAAAGTACCAGCAAGAAGACCATCCGGATATCATCACCTGCCCTGAGCATTATAGGCAGCCCTTAAATGTTTACTGTCTCCTGGATAAAAAATTGGTTTGTGGTCATTGCCTTACCATAGGTCAACATCACGGTCATCCTATAGATGACCTTCAGAGTGCCTATATGAAAGAAAAGGACACACCTCAGAAACTGCTTGAACAGTTAACTGACACACACTGGACAGATCTTACTTGTCTTATTGAGAAGCTAGAAGAACAAAAATCTCATTCAGAGAAAATGGTCCAAGGTGATAAGGAAGTTGTTCTCCAGTATTTTAAGGAGCTTAGTGATAcattagaacagaaaaaaaaaattttcctaacAGCTCTTTgtgatgttggcaatctgattaATCAAGAATATACTCCACAaattgaaagaatgaaagaaataagagAGCAGCAGCTTGAATTAGTGACACTGACAACATCTTTACAAGAAGAGGCTCCACTTAAATTTCTTGAAAAAGTTGACGACGTCCGCCAACGTGTGCACATCTTGAAACAAAGACCACTTCCTAACGTCCAACCTGTTGAAATTTATCCTCGAGTAAGCCAAGTATTGAAAGAAGATTGGAGCAGAACAGAAATTGGACAAATTAAGAAACTTCTTATTCCTGAAATGAAGATCTCTTCAAAAAGGATTCCCTGTGCCTGGCCTGATAAAGACGaaaaagttgaattttttaagattctaaacATTGTTATAGTTACACTAATTTCAGTAATACTGATGCTGATCCTCTTTTTTAACCAACACATCATAacctttttaaatgaaatcacttcaatatgtttttctgaagtctctctctctgtttacCAAAGTTTATCTAAGAATGTGCATAATTTAAAGAATATACTATGTCACACTGTATATTTACTGAAGGAATTCATGtggaaaataatttctcattGA